Proteins encoded in a region of the Coffea eugenioides isolate CCC68of chromosome 4, Ceug_1.0, whole genome shotgun sequence genome:
- the LOC113768716 gene encoding uncharacterized protein LOC113768716 — MASSSTTTSYRKLPIIFTFVVLSVLVSFNTAPVSSKPTIHASDSSHNVLLSNQTFRPRSELHRLRRIRSYLKKINKPAVKTIKSPDGDVIDCVLSHLQPAFDHPQLKGQKPLEPPERPKGHDSVDALTKSFQLWTDSGEACPEGTIPIRRTTEKDVLRASKLRRFGRKIRNVRHDTMSSDHEHAVAFVNGDQFYGAKVSINVWTPRVTDPYEFSLSQVWIISGTFGNDLNTIEAGWQVSPELYGDGNPRFFTYWTTDAYQATGCYNLLCSGFVQTNNRISIGAAISPRSSYSSRQFDIGVMIWKDPKHGHWWLEFGSGLLVGYWPSFLFSHLRSHASMVQFGGEIVNTRSTGYHTSTQMGSGHFADEGFGKASYFRNLQVVDWDNSLIPLSNLHLLADHPTCYDIKAGRNNVWGNYFYYGGPGRNSRCP; from the exons GCTTCTTCTTCCACTACAACATCTTACAGAAAACTTCCAATCATTTTCACATTTGTTGTTTTGTCAGTTCTTGTTTCCTTTAATACTGCTCCTGTCTCGTCCAAGCCTACTATCCATGCATCAGATTCCAGTCATAACGTTCTCTTATCCAACCAAACTTTCCGGCCGCGATCAGAATTGCATAGGTTGAGGAGGATTAGAAGTTATCTGAAGAAGATCAACAAGCCAGCAGTCAAGACAATTAAG AGCCCAGATGGTGATGTAATAGATTGTGTTCTATCTCATCTTCAACCAGCTTTTGATCACCCTCAGCTCAAAGGACAGAAGCCACTG GAACCGCCAGAGAGGCCTAAAGGCCATGACTCCGTTGATGCATTGACAAAGAGCTTTCAACTATGGACTGATTCTGGTGAAGCCTGTCCAGAAGGGACGATACCAATTAGAAGAACTACCGAGAAAGATGTCCTGAGAGCTAGCAAGCTGAGAagatttggaagaaaaatcaGAAATGTACGCCATGACACCATGAGCAGTGATCATGAG CATGCAGTTGCTTTTGTAAATGGAGATCAGTTTTATGGAGCTAAGGTCAGCATAAATGTATGGACACCTCGCGTCACAGACCCATATGAGTTCAGTTTGTCCCAAGTCTGGATCATTTCTGGCACTTTTGGAAATGATCTTAATACCATTGAAGCCGGTTGGCAG GTTAGTCCAGAGTTATATGGAGATGGCAATCCGAGGTTCTTCACCTATTGGACG ACTGATGCATACCAAGCCACAGGATGCTACAATTTACTGTGTTCAGGATTTGTACAGACAAATAATAGAATTTCTATAGGGGCAGCAATCTCTCCAAGGTCATCTTACAGTAGCAGACAATTTGATATTGGTGTTATGATATGGAAG gATCCTAAGCATGGACATTGGTGGCTCGAATTCGGTTCAGGATTGCTTGTGGGATACTGGCCATCATTTCTGTTCAGTCATCTACGAAGCCATGCCAGCATGGTTCAGTTTGGTGGAGAAATAGTAAACACCAGATCAACAGGATATCACACATCAACACAGATGGGAAGTGGCCATTTTGCAGATGAAGGATTTGGCAAAGCATCTTACTTCAGAAATTTGCAAGTTGTTGATTGGGATAACAGCTTAATTCCTCTATCTAATCTTCATCTCTTGGCTGATCATCCTACTTGTTATGATATAAAAGCAGGAAGAAACAATGTCTGGGGAAATTACTTCTACTATGGTGGCCCTGGAAGGAACTCAAGGTGTCCTTAA